The Stieleria sp. JC731 genome has a segment encoding these proteins:
- a CDS encoding glycosyltransferase produces MTTQLVSGDDTAESMVNGLRPRLLFLCHRFPYPPNRGDRIRSYNQIRVLSESFDVTLACPHDEVVTEQQLQHMRLYCSEIFSEPVGRSRWGNAALSAVAGRSLTEGLFSNRNLKKLVVDSQQSKPYDSVFVFCSSMFPYVDDEAFSRVRKVIDLVDVDSMKWEQLSQESTLLKRPIYALESRRVKRLEERLANEADAVVLVSESEAGEFRGRAQTATPIEGVSNGVDTDYFYPKWIKQGVVYDDSASSSDRQKSNPNSERCSELKSNPAVQYSTTTCQLVFTGVLDYPPNVEGMRWFCREILPKLRQRLDVTLNIVGRRPSALVKQLSEIEGVVLVGEVPDVRPYSHAANIAISPLTLARGIQNKVLEAMACGLPVVSTTQSAEGIDAVDGHEIIIANTVDEWIEALVQLAGDSERRDSIGRAARQAVVQRYSWQAKLAKLKTLVAGCELP; encoded by the coding sequence GTGACCACGCAACTTGTCTCAGGTGACGACACCGCGGAGTCGATGGTGAACGGCTTGCGGCCGAGGTTGTTATTCCTGTGCCATCGTTTTCCGTATCCACCCAATCGTGGCGACCGGATTCGATCGTACAATCAGATTCGCGTCCTCTCTGAATCGTTCGATGTGACGTTGGCTTGTCCTCACGATGAAGTCGTGACGGAGCAACAATTGCAGCACATGCGATTGTATTGCTCCGAAATTTTTTCTGAGCCAGTTGGGCGGTCTCGTTGGGGCAACGCCGCATTGTCGGCAGTAGCCGGCAGAAGCCTAACTGAAGGATTGTTTTCCAATCGGAATCTGAAAAAGCTTGTTGTCGATTCGCAGCAGTCGAAACCCTACGATAGTGTCTTCGTCTTTTGCAGTAGCATGTTTCCCTATGTGGATGACGAAGCATTTAGCCGAGTGCGAAAAGTCATTGATCTCGTAGATGTCGACAGCATGAAGTGGGAGCAGCTCTCTCAAGAGTCGACTTTACTGAAGCGGCCCATTTATGCATTGGAATCACGGCGTGTGAAGCGGCTCGAAGAAAGGCTTGCCAATGAGGCTGATGCTGTTGTCCTGGTAAGCGAGAGTGAGGCTGGCGAGTTCCGCGGACGAGCACAGACTGCAACGCCAATCGAAGGTGTTTCTAATGGAGTCGATACAGACTACTTCTATCCGAAGTGGATAAAGCAGGGTGTTGTTTATGATGACAGCGCATCATCGAGTGATAGACAGAAATCGAATCCAAATTCGGAACGATGCTCCGAATTGAAGTCGAATCCAGCGGTTCAATATTCGACAACAACCTGTCAACTTGTCTTCACCGGGGTGCTTGATTATCCACCCAACGTCGAAGGGATGCGGTGGTTCTGTCGAGAGATACTCCCAAAGCTTCGTCAGCGACTTGATGTCACATTGAACATTGTTGGTCGACGTCCCAGTGCACTCGTTAAGCAACTGTCCGAGATTGAAGGTGTCGTTCTTGTTGGCGAGGTGCCTGATGTGCGACCCTACTCACATGCCGCGAACATTGCGATTAGTCCGCTAACGCTTGCTCGTGGGATCCAAAACAAAGTACTCGAGGCAATGGCGTGCGGATTGCCCGTGGTTTCGACAACGCAGTCGGCTGAAGGTATTGATGCAGTCGATGGTCATGAAATCATCATTGCCAATACGGTAGATGAATGGATCGAGGCTCTCGTTCAATTGGCGGGCGATTCAGAACGCCGAGATTCGATCGGTCGCGCCGCAAGGCAAGCTGTCGTGCAGCGTTATAGCTGGCAGGCGAAACTAGCAAAGTTAAAGACGTTAGTCGCTGGTTGTGAGTTGCCTTGA
- the rfbA gene encoding glucose-1-phosphate thymidylyltransferase RfbA gives MSESQRNNLATEGSTTRKGIILAGGAGTRLHPITLGVSKQLIPIYDKPMVYYPLSVLMLAGIREVLLISTSEDLHAFERLLGDGSKWGIEISYKVQVEPNGLPEAFLIGESFLDGHPSALILGDNVFYGHGFSAQLRRVSDQQTGATVFAYPVSNPQRYGVVEFDHCGKAIGLEEKPKDPKSKFAVTGLYFFDCRASEIARRLTPSARGEIEIVDLIRHYLSLEQLAVEQFGRGFAWLDTGTRDSLLDACNFVAAIEKRQGLKIGCPEEIAWRNDWIDANELKRLGSQMNNDYGQYLVELVSGS, from the coding sequence ATGTCTGAGAGCCAGCGAAACAACTTGGCAACAGAAGGTTCGACGACGCGCAAAGGCATCATCCTGGCTGGTGGTGCGGGGACTCGATTGCATCCGATCACTCTGGGTGTTTCGAAGCAATTGATTCCGATCTATGACAAGCCGATGGTCTATTATCCGCTTTCGGTCTTGATGCTAGCGGGAATTCGCGAAGTGCTGCTAATCTCGACATCCGAGGATTTGCATGCGTTTGAGCGTTTGCTTGGCGACGGATCGAAATGGGGAATCGAGATATCGTACAAAGTTCAAGTCGAGCCGAATGGCCTCCCTGAAGCCTTTCTCATTGGAGAGTCATTTCTTGATGGACATCCCTCGGCACTGATTCTTGGCGATAACGTTTTTTATGGTCACGGTTTTTCTGCCCAGCTTCGGCGTGTTAGCGACCAGCAGACCGGTGCGACAGTGTTTGCATATCCGGTGAGCAACCCTCAGCGATATGGAGTTGTGGAGTTTGATCACTGTGGAAAGGCGATTGGTCTTGAAGAGAAACCGAAGGACCCTAAGTCGAAGTTTGCAGTGACTGGACTATATTTTTTCGACTGTAGAGCGAGCGAGATTGCTCGTCGGTTAACGCCGTCGGCTCGTGGCGAGATAGAAATTGTCGATCTGATTCGACACTACCTTTCACTTGAACAATTGGCTGTCGAACAATTCGGGCGAGGGTTTGCTTGGCTCGACACTGGGACTCGCGATAGTCTTCTTGATGCTTGTAACTTTGTCGCCGCAATTGAAAAGCGGCAGGGGCTCAAGATCGGTTGTCCAGAAGAAATTGCTTGGAGAAACGATTGGATCGATGCGAACGAGCTGAAGCGTTTGGGAAGCCAAATGAATAATGACTACGGTCAATATCTCGTTGAACTAGTTAGCGGTTCCTAA
- the rfbB gene encoding dTDP-glucose 4,6-dehydratase: MKLLVTGGAGFIGSCFVRETLALGFAEIVTLDALTYAGNLDSIPSPNGQHTFVRGDVNDCELLRQILETHQPDGVIHFAAESHVDRSIDGPAAFVTTNINGTFALLSESLRYWQSLSGNRKTQFRLLHVSTDEVYGSLGEEGLFSESSRYQPSSPYAASKAGADHLVRAWHHTYGLPTIITNCSNNYGPFQFPEKLIPLMVLSAVQGKTLPVYGDGLNVRDWLYVSDHCAALRIVLQSGVSGETYNIGGNCEKTNIDVVRTICKVVNQLDPSLPHDCESLITFVKDRPGHDRRYAIDSTKIQNELGWNPEHTFEDAIHETVRWYLENDTWIQRVLSGDYRLQRLGNW; the protein is encoded by the coding sequence ATGAAACTATTAGTCACCGGTGGTGCGGGATTCATTGGCAGCTGCTTTGTCAGGGAGACGCTCGCTCTTGGCTTCGCTGAGATTGTCACGCTCGATGCGCTTACCTACGCCGGCAATTTGGATTCGATTCCGTCGCCGAATGGTCAGCACACGTTTGTACGCGGAGATGTAAACGATTGCGAACTTCTGAGGCAGATTCTTGAGACTCATCAACCAGACGGTGTGATTCACTTTGCAGCCGAGTCTCACGTCGATCGTTCAATCGATGGACCGGCAGCGTTTGTAACCACCAATATCAATGGGACGTTTGCATTATTAAGTGAATCGCTCCGATATTGGCAGTCACTTAGTGGAAATCGAAAGACACAATTTCGTTTGCTTCACGTTTCAACGGATGAAGTTTATGGATCCCTGGGAGAAGAAGGCCTGTTTAGTGAGTCAAGTCGCTATCAGCCTAGTTCACCTTACGCTGCATCGAAGGCTGGTGCCGACCATCTAGTTCGCGCATGGCATCACACATACGGGTTGCCGACCATCATCACGAACTGCAGCAACAACTATGGTCCTTTTCAGTTCCCGGAAAAGCTAATTCCTTTAATGGTGCTATCAGCGGTGCAGGGCAAAACGCTCCCCGTTTATGGTGATGGCTTGAACGTGCGTGACTGGCTTTACGTGAGTGACCACTGTGCAGCGCTCCGGATTGTTTTGCAGTCAGGGGTATCCGGAGAGACGTACAACATCGGTGGTAATTGTGAAAAGACAAACATCGATGTTGTTAGAACGATCTGCAAAGTCGTCAATCAGCTTGATCCGAGTTTGCCACACGACTGCGAATCGTTAATCACATTCGTCAAAGATCGTCCTGGCCATGATCGTCGGTATGCGATCGATTCGACAAAGATCCAAAATGAGCTCGGCTGGAATCCCGAGCATACTTTTGAAGATGCGATCCATGAAACCGTCCGGTGGTATCTCGAGAACGATACCTGGATCCAAAGAGTGCTCAGTGGCGATTATCGCCTGCAGCGGCTTGGCAATTGGTAA
- a CDS encoding exosortase-associated EpsI family protein, producing MPPTFKSRLPIASVLIATTLLTGIVHGYLDGRWVGRDSRATQVELLSQIPTEFGEWRMVHEGELGETAQSLLRCYGASVRDYKNVTTGATIKMALTFGPRGPIAVHTPDVCYTSQGTKPAAPRSVRSFNTDSGSHRFWSVDFIQNGENVPSLNVIYGWSSGDDFEAADNPRFWMTDDLYKIQIAGDFTDAAVMPSEAFLKAFLPHLEKLTQ from the coding sequence ATGCCACCCACGTTCAAGTCACGTCTTCCGATCGCCTCCGTGTTAATCGCGACAACACTCCTTACAGGGATTGTTCATGGCTATCTCGATGGTCGCTGGGTTGGACGGGATTCACGAGCCACGCAGGTCGAATTGCTTTCGCAGATACCGACCGAATTTGGCGAATGGAGAATGGTGCACGAAGGTGAGTTGGGAGAAACGGCCCAGAGTTTGCTGAGGTGTTATGGCGCAAGTGTGCGTGACTACAAAAATGTGACCACTGGCGCAACGATCAAGATGGCGCTCACGTTCGGGCCGCGAGGTCCAATCGCGGTTCATACTCCGGATGTTTGCTATACCTCGCAAGGAACGAAGCCGGCTGCCCCGCGATCGGTTCGGTCTTTCAATACCGACAGTGGTAGCCATCGGTTTTGGTCAGTTGATTTTATACAAAACGGTGAGAATGTTCCCTCCTTGAATGTGATTTATGGATGGTCGAGCGGTGATGATTTTGAAGCCGCTGATAATCCTCGGTTTTGGATGACCGACGATCTGTACAAGATCCAGATTGCTGGCGATTTTACTGACGCAGCAGTCATGCCCAGTGAAGCGTTTCTTAAAGCGTTTTTGCCCCACCTAGAGAAACTTACTCAATAA
- a CDS encoding XrtA system polysaccharide deacetylase, translating into MKSVIKHAFTVDVEDYYQVSAMEHRVQRSDWEQLGGRVVKSTERILSMLDRHEVRGTFYILGWVANRFPSLVRRIAEAGHEIASHGYWHRLIYQQTPEEFAKDLQDSIDAIASACCIRPTAYRAPSFSITDRSWWALQILVEHGFTDDSSVFPMRGHNRYGVARASKEIHVIETESGPIREFPPAPGQFGKATLPIGGGYFRLFTLNLTSAAIRSIARKGHPAMFYIHPWEIDPDQPRMSGLNRTTRFRHYVGLKKTEHKLEKLLEHFSFTTMSDAIASSETATATV; encoded by the coding sequence ATGAAGTCTGTGATTAAGCACGCGTTTACGGTTGACGTTGAAGACTATTATCAAGTGTCCGCGATGGAACACCGTGTCCAGCGTTCGGATTGGGAGCAGCTCGGTGGTCGTGTCGTCAAAAGTACGGAGCGGATCTTGTCGATGCTGGATCGGCACGAAGTGCGCGGGACTTTCTACATTCTAGGTTGGGTGGCAAATCGCTTTCCTTCGTTGGTGCGGCGAATCGCGGAAGCTGGGCATGAAATCGCATCTCATGGCTATTGGCATCGTCTGATCTATCAGCAGACGCCTGAGGAGTTTGCGAAAGATTTGCAGGATAGCATTGATGCAATTGCAAGTGCTTGCTGCATTCGGCCTACCGCCTATCGCGCCCCGAGTTTCTCGATCACTGACAGAAGTTGGTGGGCCCTCCAGATCCTTGTGGAGCATGGATTCACCGATGACAGCAGTGTGTTTCCAATGCGTGGACACAATCGGTATGGCGTTGCGCGAGCCAGCAAAGAAATCCACGTCATCGAAACGGAATCAGGGCCTATCCGCGAATTTCCGCCTGCACCAGGGCAGTTTGGCAAAGCGACGCTGCCGATTGGGGGCGGATATTTTCGGTTGTTTACGCTGAATCTGACATCGGCTGCGATACGATCAATCGCACGAAAAGGGCATCCTGCGATGTTCTATATCCACCCATGGGAAATTGATCCTGATCAGCCGAGGATGAGTGGGTTGAATAGAACGACCAGATTTCGTCACTACGTTGGTCTGAAAAAGACTGAGCACAAGCTGGAAAAGCTCTTGGAGCACTTTTCATTCACGACGATGAGTGACGCGATTGCGTCGTCAGAGACTGCAACCGCTACAGTGTGA
- a CDS encoding tetratricopeptide repeat protein produces MDNERTHNGDDVANDEFDSEDASIDGEQETDDLQADAVGNPVPDGPETISVSHAEKLNERRYKWVVDYRKLGWGVGFLLALTILVFASYFFNSKRVASTFINRADEAAAEKRFTDEVRWLQNYLLLHPNNLDVLVRSAIAADSAADQATRSQANKRIELARKRLALALSSLGDEPKGSSDTSKLVRDIRERYINRLLQLKGYFLTDARDQVVLLDADKDDPQAHMWMAEAVAEIVLSDRYRPIDPEKAVEISQGYYRWLSQQQPGYIVQRAIELNPDALESVDWLFQLLGTSPDAFGVVLANEDVGVFRNTLEAIKRTDTSYYEFVEGVVQTLGLANGSHAKLLLANYHLNIGDSQTGHQILIDAAAVASQWIEKLGANAVLGDGDQLFTDPPFKLDPEMEATLMDYYCILRAAGSVANSVSSASGSATNMDQVTAAKTWLEQLRSLELSSIPVPRSYVKELYTNSGQLELLTNDGDRAVELWREGMEILGKGDLDLSGNVASGLAKMYLRQSEIAKRDAVESDLDAISNSAKKAIDEFAKAIDSTEQQLRRQSSDQLGAVGRVETGLAIRSAEWRLRIAKAMFISAQSLSHQTDMKLIALLRGEAVDGRQVLAGSLLDREIRLSDDLRFAGIQLLALAYQRQNAWDLVGTLYSEASDYFHLNLTLAQSLVQQSGNAWQKAGNQLLATQQFQRARLSAVPSIRLAAVEADFRYQTRILPNQRNWPALRSQINELGRYLDQYEKQFSEDLANEKVQLQVLEAQLPPDDISIDAYLESVELADSITKLAEKNPDNLPLQAFAAERLAAAGELERANKVVESLLADEKMTDNEKVLLRARVLSQSDAHKEAAEVLLERIDNAPTTAAVLAPVAADFALRAGDSQLAERILLRIPDGEQTPANLYSLYRIANLEGRVKDALSFLDRLHTKENYRQGGAESSQAVYSLLIDVQQRIEGLLDRKQQLQSEDPSLAKARAQIARLLSIRPRLGEAVAMKGWVAFAEQNYGLAVDLLRAGIASGDRRMKTRQMLWRALMIQERFSEAEQEIQLASQAMQADVDPYDEVSNQKAIHENQFARALESSEQIANENPEDAYAWLTFAKFVLAVREQAVSGNEAAGDLNPAELLDRAKTAIQKAEDVASDDRQRFAVESSRVALAIKLDDVEQLELELVRVEKLELPAKDRFYLEAQVFIALGRKGEAIDRLRKANELDKDANVQRLLAEMLRANGNHDESVKVWRQALAADPDNPVVRTQLATTIVSSGNNVDWDEIARLLNDRTSSTNQNRLVYAMLLMSKGDFFQRLEAIRQLRLLAGTSTAIGIEASRMQAALLVDMIRNVEQLKAEHREQLDLEKMAAEAKQILQRLADRSDAGLTDQRNLAIFLIGTGVSEDLEKAKGIIDTLKRDPEAVYEVLRLEMLIAQSSDSADSLPSVVDDWAEGYAGQAEQVEVVAGEALMRAGFVREGLQWFRKAYENDEATFGNYIVALSLAQQHKKAAEIAANEYEKSATAIKAVLLLEALLALDPVNVSGRYESIIEDAENRFPNDAAVLESIGTWAMQKRKSERAIALYMKVLSRDPLRLRALNNLAMIFAETPGREIEGLQPINQAIKISGEKPELLDTKGTVLLRSGRVVDAIETFKQAIELSDEPRYKFHLVQALVAQGSLDDAKRIWKEIDFAAIDVKALTQSEREDMRKLHEQFGTNNGNVGQGLSTNADYERYTERVEYVSAS; encoded by the coding sequence ATGGACAATGAGCGAACTCACAATGGTGACGACGTTGCCAACGATGAGTTCGATTCAGAGGATGCTTCCATCGATGGTGAGCAAGAAACGGATGATTTGCAGGCGGATGCCGTCGGCAATCCTGTTCCAGATGGCCCAGAAACCATCTCCGTCTCACACGCTGAAAAGTTGAATGAGCGTCGCTACAAATGGGTCGTTGACTATCGAAAGCTAGGTTGGGGAGTTGGTTTTTTGCTGGCTCTGACGATTCTTGTTTTTGCCTCATACTTCTTCAATTCAAAGCGGGTCGCGTCGACTTTTATCAATCGAGCCGATGAGGCTGCAGCGGAGAAGCGATTCACCGATGAAGTTCGATGGTTGCAAAACTACTTGCTTCTGCATCCAAACAACTTAGACGTTTTGGTGCGATCGGCGATTGCTGCAGACTCGGCCGCTGATCAAGCAACACGAAGCCAGGCCAATAAGCGTATCGAACTTGCCCGCAAGCGTTTGGCTTTAGCACTTTCGAGTCTTGGGGATGAGCCAAAGGGCAGCTCAGATACAAGCAAGTTGGTACGGGACATTCGCGAAAGGTATATCAACCGGCTATTGCAGCTTAAGGGCTACTTTTTGACGGATGCTCGTGACCAGGTCGTGCTGCTAGATGCAGATAAGGACGATCCGCAAGCACACATGTGGATGGCAGAGGCCGTAGCTGAAATTGTGCTTTCTGACCGATATCGCCCGATCGATCCAGAGAAAGCTGTCGAAATCAGTCAAGGGTACTATCGATGGCTATCGCAGCAGCAGCCAGGCTACATTGTACAGCGCGCAATTGAGCTGAATCCGGATGCGTTGGAAAGCGTTGATTGGCTTTTTCAACTGCTTGGGACATCACCAGATGCGTTTGGTGTTGTGTTGGCCAATGAGGATGTTGGTGTCTTCAGGAATACGCTCGAGGCTATTAAGCGTACCGACACATCGTACTACGAATTTGTTGAGGGAGTGGTGCAAACGCTTGGCCTCGCCAACGGTTCGCATGCGAAGCTGTTGCTGGCCAATTACCACTTAAATATCGGCGATAGCCAGACTGGACACCAGATCTTGATAGACGCCGCGGCTGTGGCATCGCAGTGGATCGAAAAGTTGGGTGCGAACGCGGTTCTAGGTGATGGGGATCAGCTATTCACAGATCCACCTTTCAAGCTAGATCCAGAAATGGAAGCCACGCTGATGGATTACTATTGTATCCTTCGAGCAGCAGGCAGCGTGGCGAATTCGGTCTCTTCTGCAAGCGGTTCTGCGACCAATATGGACCAGGTAACAGCTGCGAAGACTTGGCTTGAGCAGCTTCGATCATTGGAACTGTCGTCTATTCCGGTTCCGCGCTCTTACGTTAAAGAGCTTTACACAAATTCAGGCCAACTTGAGCTTCTGACAAATGATGGTGATCGAGCAGTTGAGCTCTGGCGTGAAGGGATGGAGATTCTCGGGAAGGGCGATTTGGACCTTTCTGGAAACGTGGCGTCAGGGCTTGCGAAAATGTATCTGCGTCAAAGTGAGATTGCTAAGCGAGATGCTGTTGAAAGTGATTTAGATGCGATTTCCAATTCGGCGAAGAAGGCAATCGATGAGTTTGCCAAGGCGATCGATTCCACTGAGCAGCAGTTGCGGCGTCAAAGCAGTGATCAGTTGGGGGCTGTAGGACGCGTCGAGACGGGGTTAGCAATTCGAAGCGCCGAGTGGAGATTGCGGATCGCAAAGGCCATGTTCATTTCTGCTCAATCGCTAAGCCATCAAACCGATATGAAGTTGATTGCTTTGCTTCGAGGGGAAGCTGTCGATGGCCGACAGGTGCTCGCAGGATCGCTTTTAGATCGGGAAATTAGGCTAAGCGATGATTTACGTTTCGCCGGTATTCAGTTGTTGGCATTGGCCTATCAACGTCAAAATGCGTGGGATTTGGTCGGTACGCTTTATTCTGAAGCTTCGGATTACTTCCATCTGAATTTAACACTGGCCCAGTCGTTGGTGCAGCAAAGCGGTAACGCTTGGCAAAAAGCCGGTAATCAATTGTTGGCAACTCAGCAATTTCAACGCGCTCGCCTTTCCGCGGTGCCAAGCATTCGTCTTGCCGCAGTCGAGGCTGACTTCAGGTACCAAACGAGAATTCTTCCCAATCAACGGAACTGGCCCGCTCTGCGATCGCAGATTAATGAGCTGGGTAGGTATCTTGATCAATATGAAAAGCAATTTTCAGAAGACTTAGCTAACGAGAAGGTTCAGTTGCAGGTGTTAGAGGCTCAGCTGCCTCCCGATGACATCTCGATCGATGCGTATCTCGAATCCGTCGAATTGGCAGACAGCATTACAAAACTTGCAGAGAAGAATCCGGACAATTTGCCTCTTCAGGCGTTCGCCGCAGAACGTCTTGCCGCTGCTGGTGAACTGGAGCGGGCCAACAAAGTTGTCGAGAGTCTGCTAGCTGATGAGAAGATGACCGACAACGAGAAGGTATTGCTCCGTGCACGCGTTCTCAGTCAATCAGATGCGCACAAAGAAGCAGCCGAAGTGTTGTTGGAAAGGATAGATAACGCTCCGACGACAGCAGCGGTTTTAGCGCCAGTCGCTGCAGATTTCGCCCTTCGTGCTGGAGATTCGCAATTGGCGGAGCGGATATTGCTTCGCATTCCAGATGGTGAGCAAACACCTGCCAACCTTTATTCGCTCTACCGGATTGCGAATCTTGAGGGACGCGTGAAAGACGCTTTGTCATTTTTGGATCGGTTGCATACGAAGGAAAACTATCGCCAGGGCGGGGCTGAGTCCAGTCAGGCAGTTTACTCATTGCTGATTGATGTTCAGCAGCGGATTGAAGGCTTGCTCGATCGGAAGCAACAGCTTCAATCCGAAGATCCCTCACTTGCGAAGGCACGCGCGCAAATCGCTCGACTGCTATCCATCAGGCCCAGATTGGGTGAAGCTGTCGCGATGAAGGGTTGGGTTGCATTCGCAGAGCAGAACTATGGCTTGGCAGTCGACCTATTAAGAGCGGGGATTGCTTCAGGCGATCGACGCATGAAGACGCGTCAAATGCTATGGCGTGCTTTGATGATTCAAGAGCGGTTTTCCGAGGCTGAGCAGGAGATTCAGCTTGCGAGCCAAGCGATGCAGGCTGATGTTGATCCATATGATGAAGTATCCAATCAAAAGGCCATCCACGAAAATCAATTCGCTCGAGCTTTAGAGTCATCTGAGCAAATTGCAAATGAGAATCCAGAGGATGCTTACGCTTGGCTAACTTTCGCAAAATTTGTCCTAGCCGTCCGCGAGCAGGCAGTGTCAGGGAACGAGGCGGCCGGCGATTTGAACCCGGCTGAATTGCTAGACAGGGCAAAGACTGCGATTCAGAAGGCGGAAGATGTTGCTTCGGACGACCGGCAAAGGTTTGCTGTTGAATCTTCCCGAGTAGCTCTTGCGATCAAATTGGACGATGTGGAGCAACTAGAGTTGGAGCTTGTTCGTGTCGAAAAATTGGAATTGCCTGCCAAGGATCGTTTTTATCTTGAGGCTCAAGTTTTTATCGCGTTAGGCCGTAAGGGCGAGGCGATCGACCGTCTTCGAAAGGCAAACGAACTGGACAAAGATGCGAATGTGCAGCGTCTGCTTGCGGAAATGCTTCGTGCGAACGGAAACCATGACGAATCGGTCAAGGTATGGCGGCAGGCTCTGGCCGCAGATCCTGACAACCCCGTCGTCCGGACACAGCTGGCAACAACAATCGTTTCCAGTGGCAACAATGTTGATTGGGATGAAATTGCTCGATTGCTGAACGACCGAACGAGTTCAACGAATCAGAATCGCTTGGTCTATGCGATGTTGTTGATGTCGAAGGGGGATTTCTTTCAGCGTCTGGAGGCAATCCGGCAGTTGCGTCTTCTGGCGGGAACTTCTACTGCGATTGGAATTGAAGCATCGCGAATGCAAGCTGCGTTATTGGTTGACATGATAAGAAATGTCGAACAGTTGAAGGCTGAGCACCGAGAACAGTTGGATTTGGAAAAGATGGCTGCCGAAGCCAAGCAGATTCTTCAACGTTTGGCAGATCGATCTGACGCCGGCCTGACTGACCAAAGGAACCTTGCAATCTTTTTGATCGGGACTGGAGTCTCTGAAGATTTGGAGAAAGCAAAGGGGATTATCGATACGCTGAAGCGCGACCCAGAGGCTGTCTACGAAGTCCTCAGATTAGAGATGTTGATAGCGCAGTCGAGTGATAGTGCTGACAGTTTGCCATCGGTCGTTGACGATTGGGCTGAAGGGTACGCTGGGCAAGCAGAGCAGGTCGAGGTTGTTGCAGGGGAAGCCTTGATGAGGGCGGGCTTCGTGCGTGAGGGCCTGCAGTGGTTTCGAAAGGCCTATGAGAACGATGAGGCGACCTTTGGCAATTACATCGTTGCGTTGTCACTGGCTCAACAACATAAAAAGGCGGCGGAGATTGCAGCCAATGAATACGAAAAGTCTGCTACCGCAATCAAAGCGGTGTTATTGCTCGAAGCCCTGCTGGCCCTTGATCCAGTGAACGTTTCTGGGCGATATGAGTCGATTATTGAAGATGCTGAAAATCGCTTTCCCAATGATGCAGCGGTTCTCGAGTCGATTGGAACTTGGGCGATGCAGAAAAGGAAATCGGAGCGGGCTATCGCACTGTATATGAAAGTTCTGAGCAGGGATCCGCTCCGCCTTCGTGCACTTAATAACTTGGCGATGATTTTTGCTGAGACACCAGGGCGTGAAATTGAAGGGCTGCAGCCGATCAATCAGGCGATCAAGATCTCGGGTGAAAAACCTGAACTGCTAGATACGAAAGGTACGGTGCTCCTGCGAAGCGGTCGGGTTGTTGATGCAATTGAGACGTTCAAGCAAGCTATCGAACTATCTGATGAGCCACGATACAAGTTCCATTTGGTTCAGGCTTTAGTTGCGCAAGGGAGCTTGGATGATGCGAAGCGAATCTGGAAAGAAATCGACTTTGCGGCGATTGATGTTAAAGCATTGACACAGTCCGAGAGGGAGGACATGCGGAAGCTGCATGAGCAATTCGGTACGAACAACGGAAATGTCGGGCAAGGTCTGAGCACAAACGCAGATTATGAGCGTTATACCGAGAGGGTCGAGTACGTTTCAGCCAGCTGA
- a CDS encoding sugar transferase, whose product MLDYVPPHDDDQFKSEEDSTVSTVARGDSITALRDEQPVKASRKLAVARARYFRRKYAAERFLALAMFVATGPVIAALILLVRVTSKGPGIYKQKRLGLHGEVFDVYKLRSMYVDAESNGKPVWCTKNDSRITPLGAFLRKSHLDELPQLWNVVRGDMSLTGPRPERPEICEKLAVIIDDYYSRNAVRPGVTGLAQINLEPDQTVGDVRRKQFLDMNYIENADFTLDARMLLATMLRVVGIRGGVAMRMLGLCRLTLVRDNVIERPGDDCRLFAIQTPAKVEPPRSPR is encoded by the coding sequence GTGTTAGATTACGTCCCGCCTCACGACGATGATCAGTTCAAAAGCGAAGAAGATTCAACTGTGTCGACTGTCGCACGTGGTGATTCGATCACTGCGTTAAGAGATGAGCAGCCCGTGAAGGCATCACGGAAACTTGCTGTCGCTCGTGCGAGGTACTTCAGACGCAAGTACGCGGCAGAACGGTTTTTGGCGCTAGCGATGTTCGTTGCGACCGGCCCTGTCATTGCCGCATTGATTTTGCTTGTTCGCGTAACCTCCAAGGGTCCGGGCATCTACAAGCAGAAGCGACTTGGGCTGCACGGCGAAGTGTTTGACGTTTACAAGCTTCGTTCGATGTACGTTGACGCGGAGTCCAATGGAAAGCCAGTCTGGTGCACCAAGAATGATTCACGAATCACTCCTCTAGGAGCGTTTTTGCGAAAGAGTCACTTGGATGAGTTGCCGCAATTGTGGAACGTCGTGCGGGGCGACATGTCGCTTACCGGTCCCCGACCAGAGCGTCCAGAAATCTGCGAAAAGCTGGCGGTGATTATCGACGACTACTACAGCCGCAATGCTGTTCGTCCCGGCGTAACCGGGCTTGCGCAGATCAACTTGGAGCCGGACCAAACGGTCGGCGATGTTCGACGAAAACAGTTCTTAGATATGAACTACATCGAAAACGCGGACTTTACCCTCGATGCTCGAATGTTGCTGGCAACCATGCTTCGCGTTGTCGGGATTCGTGGTGGCGTTGCGATGCGAATGCTTGGTTTGTGCAGACTAACATTGGTTAGAGACAACGTTATCGAGCGACCAGGTGACGATTGTCGCTTATTTGCGATCCAGACGCCTGCGAAAGTTGAACCACCTCGTAGTCCTCGGTAG